From the Cryptomeria japonica chromosome 2, Sugi_1.0, whole genome shotgun sequence genome, one window contains:
- the LOC131075394 gene encoding small ribosomal subunit protein uS17 isoform X1, producing the protein MAEQTEKAFLKQPKVFLCSKKSGKGKRPGKGGNRFWKNVGLGFKTPKEAIQGTYIDKKCPFTGNVSIRGRILTGTCHSAKMNRTIIVRRNYLHFVKKYQRYEKRHSNIPAHISPCFRVKEGDHVIIGQCRWDGFSVLFIVIETVKKDIFIYCGVLIFFCEIL; encoded by the exons ATGGCCGAACAG ACCGAGAAAGCCTTTCTGAAGCAGCCAAAGGTTTTTTTATG TTCGAAGAAATCTGGTAAGGGAAAGCGGCCTGGGAAAGGCGGGAATAGGTTTTGGAAAAATGTTGGTCTGGGATTTAAAACACCCAAGGAAGCTATACAAG GGACATACATTGACAAGAAATGCCCATTCACGGGCAATGTATCAATTAGAGGCCGTATATTGACGGGTACGTGCCACAGTGCAAAAATGAACAGAACAATCATTGTTCGCCGTAATTATCTTCACTTCGTCAAGAAGTATCAAAG GTATGAGAAGAGGCACTCAAACATTCCCGCACACATTTCACCCTGCTTCCGTGTAAAGGAAGGAGACCATGTTATAATTGGGCAGTGCAGGTGGGATGGATTCTCTGTATTGTTCATTGTTATTGAAACTGTtaaaaaagatatttttatttattgtggAGTGCTGATTTTCTTTTGTGAGATCTTGTAA
- the LOC131075394 gene encoding small ribosomal subunit protein uS17 isoform X2, translating into MAEQTEKAFLKQPKVFLCSKKSGKGKRPGKGGNRFWKNVGLGFKTPKEAIQGTYIDKKCPFTGNVSIRGRILTGTCHSAKMNRTIIVRRNYLHFVKKYQRYEKRHSNIPAHISPCFRVKEGDHVIIGQCRPLSKTVRFNVLKVIPAGSSSGTAKKGFAAI; encoded by the exons ATGGCCGAACAG ACCGAGAAAGCCTTTCTGAAGCAGCCAAAGGTTTTTTTATG TTCGAAGAAATCTGGTAAGGGAAAGCGGCCTGGGAAAGGCGGGAATAGGTTTTGGAAAAATGTTGGTCTGGGATTTAAAACACCCAAGGAAGCTATACAAG GGACATACATTGACAAGAAATGCCCATTCACGGGCAATGTATCAATTAGAGGCCGTATATTGACGGGTACGTGCCACAGTGCAAAAATGAACAGAACAATCATTGTTCGCCGTAATTATCTTCACTTCGTCAAGAAGTATCAAAG GTATGAGAAGAGGCACTCAAACATTCCCGCACACATTTCACCCTGCTTCCGTGTAAAGGAAGGAGACCATGTTATAATTGGGCAGTGCAG ACCTTTGTCCAAGACTGTTAGATTCAATGTTCTGAAGGTGATACCTGCGGGTAGTAGCAGTGGGACAGCAAAGAAAGGATTTGCTGCAATCTGA